A stretch of Vigna angularis cultivar LongXiaoDou No.4 chromosome 4, ASM1680809v1, whole genome shotgun sequence DNA encodes these proteins:
- the LOC108329928 gene encoding subtilisin-like protease SBT1.8 yields the protein MASLFTFVLSLLLVAQCCWCLTSPKKTYIVHMKQNNKPSIYPTHTDWYTANLQSLTTDSDPLLYSYTHAYNGFAASLAEDQAQELLRSEDVLGVYEETVYQLHTTRTPQFLGLERETGLWEGHTAQDLNQASHDVIVGVLDTGVWPESPSFTDAGMPEIPARWRGECETGPDFSPSVCNKKLIGARSFSRGFHMASGVGSREKEPASARDRDGHGTHTASTAAGSHVGNASLLGYASGTARGMAPTARVAVYKVCWTDGCFASDILAGMDHAIQDGVDVLSLSLGGGSAPYFRDTIAVGAFAAVARGIFVSCSAGNSGPEKASLANVAPWIMTVGAGTLDRDFPAFAVLGNKKRYSGVSLYSGTGMGTEPVGLVYNKGLNQSGSVCMPGSLDPSLVRGKVVVCDRGINARVEKGKVVRDAGGVGMILANTEASGEELVADSHLLPAVAVGRIVGDQIRKYASSDPNPTAVLGFRGTVLNVRPSPVVAAFSSRGPNMVTRQILKPDVIGPGVNILAGWSEAIGPSGLSDDTRKTQFNIMSGTSMSCPHISGLAALLKAAHPEWSPSAIKSALMTTAYVHDNTKSPLRDAAGGAFSTPWAHGAGHVNPHRALSPGLVYDASTSDYIKFLCSLDYTPNHIQLIVKRHAVNCTRKFSDPGQLNYPSFSILFGAKRVVRYTRTLTNVGEAGSIYDVTVDAPSTVEVRVKPARLVFGKVGERRRYTVTFVSKKSGGNSGKYGFGSIMWSNAQHQVRSPVAFSWTLL from the exons ATGGCTTCCCTTTTCACCTTCGTTTTGTCCCTCTTGCTTGTGGCACAATGCTGCTGGTGTCTAACATCGCCCAAGAAGACATACATAGTTCACATGAAACAGAACAACAAACCTTCAATCTACCCCACTCACACCGACTGGTACACCGCAAATCTTCAATCTTTAACCACTGATTCCGATCCCTTGCTTTACTCTTATACTCATGCCTACAACGGCTTTGCGGCGTCGCTGGCCGAGGACCAGGCGCAGGAGCTTCTCAGATCCGAGGATGTTCTTGGAGTGTACGAGGAGACAGTCTACCAACTGCACACCACGCGTACGCCGCAGTTTTTGGGGCTCGAGAGAGAGACGGGGCTGTGGGAGGGTCACACCGCGCAGGACCTCAACCAAGCGTCGCACGACGTTATCGTGGGGGTGCTGGACACAGGAGTGTGGCCGGAATCTCCAAGCTTTACTGACGCCGGTATGCCTGAGATTCCGGCACGGTGGCGCGGGGAGTGCGAGACCGGGCCAGATTTCTCGCCGAGTGTGTGCAACAAGAAACTCATCGGTGCGAGAAGCTTCTCGCGAGGGTTCCACATGGCCTCGGGGGTTGGGTCCAGGGAGAAGGAGCCGGCGTCGGCGCGCGACAGGGACGGGCACGGTACCCACACCGCGAGTACAGCGGCTGGGTCGCACGTGGGCAACGCGAGCCTCCTTGGGTACGCCAGCGGGACCGCACGTGGGATGGCACCGACCGCGCGTGTAGCGGTTTACAAAGTCTGCTGGACCGACGGCTGCTTTGCGTCAGACATTCTCGCCGGGATGGACCACGCCATTCAGGACGGCGTCGACGTGCTCTCACTCTCCCTCGGCGGCGGCTCCGCGCCGTACTTTCGCGACACCATTGCTGTAGGCGCGTTCGCAGCGGTGGCAAGGGGGATCTTCGTCTCCTGCTCCGCCGGGAACAGCGGTCCCGAGAAGGCCTCACTTGCAAATGTTGCACCCTGGATAATGACCGTTGGGGCTGGGACGTTGGACCGTGATTTCCCCGCCTTCGCCGTGCTCGGCAACAAAAAACGGTACTCCGGTGTTTCGCTTTACAGCGGAACCGGAATGGGGACCGAACCGGTGGGGTTGGTTTATAATAAAGGGTTGAACCAGTCCGGAAGCGTCTGCATGCCCGGTTCACTTGACCCGAGTTTAGTTCGTGGGAAGGTGGTGGTTTGCGATAGAGGGATTAACGCGCGCGTGGAGAAGGGCAAGGTGGTGCGTGACGCAGGTGGGGTGGGGATGATTCTGGCGAACACAGAAGCGAGTGGGGAGGAGTTAGTAGCAGACAGCCACCTTCTACCGGCTGTGGCGGTGGGAAGAATCGTGGGGGATCAGATCAGGAAATACGCTTCCTCAGATCCTAATCCAACGGCAGTTCTCGGTTTCCGTGGAACGGTTTTGAACGTTAGACCTTCACCAGTGGTGGCAGCGTTTAGTTCAAGAGGGCCCAACATGGTGACCCGACAGATTCTGAAACCGGATGTTATTGGGCCTGGGGTTAACATCTTAGCCGGGTGGTCCGAAGCTATTGGGCCCTCTGGGTTGAGCGATGACACGCGGAAGACGCAGTTCAACATCATGTCAG GTACGTCGATGTCTTGTCCACACATAAGTGGGTTGGCTGCGTTGCTGAAAGCGGCGCATCCAGAATGGAGTCCCAGCGCGATAAAATCTGCACTCATGACCACAGCGTACGTTCACGACAACACCAAGTCCCCACTTCGGGACGCCGCAGGTGGTGCGTTTTCCACGCCGTGGGCTCACGGTGCGGGCCACGTTAACCCACACAGGGCCCTTTCTCCTGGGCTTGTCTACGACGCCTCCACCAGTGACTACATCAAGTTCCTCTGCTCCTTGGACTACACCCCCAACCACATTCAACTCATAGTTAAGCGCCACGCCGTTAATTGCACCAGAAAATTCTCTGACCCTGGCCAATTGAACTACCCCTCCTTCTCCATCCTCTTCGGAGCCAAGAGGGTTGTGAGGTACACGCGCACCCTGACCAACGTGGGCGAGGCTGGCTCCATTTACGATGTCACCGTTGACGCCCCCTCGACGGTGGAGGTGAGGGTGAAGCCCGCCAGGCTTGTATTTGGGAAGGTGGGGGAAAGGCGGAGGTACACGGTGACCTTTGTGTCTAAGAAGAGTGGCGGTAATTCCGGCAAGTATGGTTTCGGAAGCATAATGTGGAGCAACGCGCAGCACCAAGTGAGAAGCCCAGTTGCTTTTTCTTGGACTCTCTTGTGA
- the LOC108331232 gene encoding protein LURP-one-related 6 — MMPVISKMYCSSSQKVLGVRRRPHVVNGGGFVVTDCSAQRVVFKVDGCGIHGTKEQLILRDGEGDALLLMRRKGGMVEALSIYKKWKGYSMNYEGSQTLVFSLKEPNSCFVRNNGIRISIEPRGSSNKGWDFEIRGYFPDRNCSIVDIRGNVIAQVGVNKEVEKLMETKDLYNVVVKPGMDQAFVFGVIAVLDYIYGESTYC; from the exons ATGATGCCTGTTATTAGCAAAATGTACTGTTCATCTTCTCAGAAGGTGCTTGGGGTCAGAAGAAGGCCACATGTGGTGAATGGAGGGGGATTTGTAGTCACGGATTGTAGTGCCCAAAGGGTTGTTTTCAAGGTTGATGGCTGTGGAATTCATGGCACAAAGGAACAGTTGATTCTAAGAGATGGTGAAGGAGATGCTTTACTTCTCATGCGTCGAAAG GGAGGCATGGTTGAGGCCCTTAGCATTTACAAGAAGTGGAAAGGATATAGCATGAACTATGAAGGATCACAGACCCTGGTTTTCAGCTTGAAAGAACCGAATTCTTGTTTTGTCAGGAACAATGGGATTAGAATCTCCATTGAGCCTAGAGGTTCAAGTAACAAAGGCTGGGACTTTGAGATCAGGGGTTACTTCCCTGATAGGAATTGTAGCATTGTTGACATTAGGGGCAACGTTATTGCCCAG GTTGGGGTGAATAAAGAAGTGGAGAAATTGATGGAAACCAAGGATCTGTACAATGTGGTCGTGAAACCTGGGATGGATCAAGCCTTTGTTTTTGGAGTCATCGCAGTTCTTGACTACATTTATGGAGAATCCACCTACTGCTAA
- the LOC108331606 gene encoding aldehyde dehydrogenase family 7 member A1 — protein sequence MGSESKSFDFFKEIGLASSNIGSYVNGQWKASGSSVTSVNPSNNQTIAEVTEATLQDYEEGLQACSEAAKTWMTIPAPKRGEIVRQIGEALRAKLDPLGRLVSLEMGKILAEGIGEVQEIIDMCDYAVGLSRQLNGSIIPSERPDHMMFEVWNPLGIVGVITAFNFPCAVLGWNACIALVCGNCVVWKGAPTTPLITIAVTKLVAEVLEKNNLPGAIFTSFCGGADIGQAIAKDTRIPLVSFTGSTKVGLMVQQTVNERFGKCLLELSGNNAIIVMDDADIKLAVRSILFAAVGTAGQRCTTCRRLFLHESIYTNVLEQLVGLYKQVKIGNPLEKGTLVGPLHTRTSVENFQKGISVIKSQAWKILTGGSVLESEGNFVQPTIVEISPDAPVVKEELFAPVLYVMKFQTLEEAIALNNSVPQGLSSSIFTQRPGTIFKWIGPRGSDCGIVNANIPTNGAEIGGAFGGEKATGGGREAGSDSWKQYMRRSTCTINYGSELPLAQGINFG from the exons ATGGGTTCTGAAAGCAAGAGCTTCGACTTTTTCAAGGAGATCGGGTTGGCTTCCTCCAATATTGGCTCTTATGTTAATGGCCAATGGAAAGCCTCTGGTTCCTCTGTCACGTCTGTTAACCCTTCTAACAATCAG ACCATAGCTGAAGTGACTGAAGCTACTTTGCAAGATTATGAGGAGGGTTTGCAAGCTTGCAGTGAAGCAGCAAAGACATGGATGacg ATTCCGGCACCAAAGAGGGGTGAGATTGTGAGACAGATTGGTGAAGCTTTGAGGGCCAAATTGGATCCTCTGGGTAGGCTGGTGTCTCTTGAGATGGGAAAGATTCTTGCAGAAGGAATTGGGGAAGTTCAG GAAATTATTGATATGTGTGATTACGCTGTTGGGCTAAGCCGACAATTGAATGGATCAATAATACCATCTGAAC GTCCAGATCACATGATGTTTGAG GTATGGAACCCCCTAGGAATAGTTGGTGTAATCACCGCTTTCAACTTTCCATGCGCGGTTCTAG GATGGAATGCTTGCATTGCGTTGGTCTGTGGCAACTGTGTTGTGTG GAAGGGTGCTCCAACGACTCCTTTGATAACTATTGCTGTGACAAAGCTTGTAGCTGAAGTTCTTGAGAAGAACAACTTACCCGGTGCAATTTTCACATCTTTCTGTGGAGGTGCTGACATTGGTCAGGCAATAGCAAAAGACACACGCATTCCCCTGGTTTCATTTACTGGAAGTACAAAG GTTGGCTTGATGGTCCAGCAAACAGTGAATGAGAGATTTGGCAAGTGCTTGCTTGAATTAAGTGGAAACAATGCAATAATAGTCATGGATGATGCAGACATTAAATTGGCTGTTCGTTCTATTTTGTTTGCTGCTGTGGGTACTGCTGGTCAGCGGTGTACAACCTGCCGGAGACTG TTTTTGCACGAGAGTATTTACACAAATGTACTAGAACAACTTGTTGGACTCTACAAACAAGTCAAGATAGGGAACCCCTTGGAGAAGGGGACTCTAGTTGGGCCATTGCATACTCGTACTTCCGTGGAAAACTTTCAGAAGGGTATTTCAGTCATAAAATCCCAGGCAT GGAAGATCTTAACAGGTGGATCTGTATTAGAGTCAGAAGGAAATTTTGTACAACCAACAATTGTTGAGATTTCTCCAGATGCTCCTGTAGTTAAAGAAGAATTGTTTGCTCCAGTTCTTTATGTCATGAAATTTCAG ACTCTGGAAGAAGCAATTGCCTTGAACAATTCTGTACCTCAAGGATTAAGTAGTTCAATCTTTACACAAAGACCTGGAACTATATTCAAATGGATCGG GCCACGAGGTAGTGATTGTGGTATAGTGAATGCAAATATACCTACAAATGGAGCTGAGATTGGTGGTGCCTTTGGTGGGGAAAAGGCAACTGGTGGTGGTCGTGAAGCAGGAAGTGACTCATGGAAGCAATACATGCGTCGTTCTACATG TACCATCAACTATGGAAGTGAACTGCCGTTGGCTCAGGGAATTAACTTTGGCTAG
- the LOC108330151 gene encoding uncharacterized protein LOC108330151, whose product MDMSVLEAGETVAIRGYELRLNRCTLNSEQPQQRCVLQKRDSLDDSINHLLNLIQCGNYIQALTSQSSSHLVFQLADLESPSLSDPGKLYSLLVDRAECFITTAANHVEQQRRNMLVTCIAVAAFLGFTQANFIGPLEGVELPKCPLGLDGDDEGRDNWARNQLMSSGSDLVGKFSNLQYIVFAKMLLMRVKDLGSEMKSLPWWLARVLLVQQRILDERCSSLSDLLHVYMGEALQMFGSREQVESYWQDGLHDGESSGMISVIHLEAGIIEYVYGRVDSCRMHFKSAEMAAGLQLSVTGVLGFRTEHQAEPKAQRVLLTNTCTSNNVDENCPLTSTGIQTCDSNKGEDDWNMNQHETSEAPALRIPKLLENNDDSRIRSPSQSIENVGHVTPNLTAIQQAVILAFCLLVEKSSPRDDLQLWDTAPYIEAIDSQNFSYFTIRCLSDLLRIRWESSRCRTKERALQMMDNLVKHIYEPSPAIADRIAFIYAVYMPSIPALQMEYGELLSDCGLKGEAAQKFVELELWYKLKDCFSFLGKKAAAVELIRKRLSETPNDPILWCSLGDLTDNDACFEKALEVSNNRSSRAKRSMAQSAYKRGDYNKSILLWESALAVNSMDPDDWFKLGTAAVKAQDTGKALDAFTRVIQLDPENEKAWTYFASLHAMKRKGKEALIASKEALKFKRNSWQLWENYSHIALEIGNISQALKGVQMVLDITNYKRVDSELLERITGEVEQLCIVDSGAEYEMEVRGASVAGRSRETEKLLVLLGKVLQQIVKHGSGFGSDIWGLYAKWHRINGDLMMSSEALLKQVRSLQGSDTWKDRDRFKKFAKSSLDLCQVYVDMFSSASGSIKQLSTAELHLKNVIRQAQSCFSDTQEFRDLQACYDEVKIKLQYNSINA is encoded by the exons ATGGATATGAGTGTACTCGAAGCCGGAGAAACAGTTGCAATTCGCGGCTATGAACTTCGTCTCAATCGTTGCACACTCAATTCTGAGCAACCGCAACAACGTTGCGTCTTGCAGAAACGTGATTCTTTGGATGATTCCATTAACCATCTCTTGAATTTGATTCAGTGTGGCAATTATATTCAAGCACTCACCTCCCAATCTTCCTCCCACCTTGTTTTCCAACTCGCTGACCTTGAATCACCGTCACTCAGTGATCCCGGTAAACTCTATTCTTTGTTGGTTGATCGCGCCGAGTGCTTCATCACCACTGCAGCCAATCACGTTGAACAGCAACGTAGGAACATGCTTGTCACGTGCATCGCAGTTGCCGCGTTTCTAGGGTTCACTCAAGCCAACTTCATCGG GCCGTTGGAAGGGGTAGAGCTACCGAAATGTCCTCTGGGTTTGGATGGTGACGACGAAGGACGGGACAATTGGGCTCGGAATCAGCTTATGTCTTCTGGTTCTGACTTGGTCGGAAAGTTCTCCAATCTTCAG TATATAGTTTTTGCGAAGATGTTGCTTATGCGGGTGAAGGATTTAGGTAGTGAGATGAAAAGCCTTCCATGGTGGCTTgcgcgggttttgcttgttcaACAGAGGATTTTGGATGAGCGGTGTTCTTCCTTGTCTGATCTCTTGCATGTGTATATGGGTGAAGCTTTGCAGATGTTTGGTTCTCGCGAACAAGTTGAGAGTTATTGGCAGGATGGTTTACACGATGGAGAGAGCTCCGGCATGATCTCTGTGATTCATTTGGAGGCTGGCATTATTGAATATGTATATGGACGGGTTGACTCTTGCAG GATGCATTTTAAATCAGCTGAGATGGCAGCTGGGCTTCAGCTTTCAGTCACTGGGGTACTTGGTTTCCGTACTGAACACCAG GCGGAACCAAAGGCACAGAGGGTACTTCTTACCAACACATGTACATCAAATAATGTGGATGAAAACTGTCCCTTAACGAGTACCGGTATCCAAACATGTGATTCCAACAAAGGTGAAGATGATTGGAATATGAATCAGCATGAAACCTCTGAAGCACCTGCACTTAGAATACCCAAGTTGTTAGAAAACAACGATGACTCTAGAATTAGATCTCCATCTCAAAGCATAGAAAACGTTGGCCATGTTACTCCTAATTTGACAGCAATTCAACAAGCTGTAATTCTGGCATTTTGCCTTTTGGTTGAGAAGAGCTCCCCACGCGATGACTTGCAGT TATGGGATACGGCACCTTACATTGAAGCAATTGATTCCCAGAACTTCTCTTACTTTACT ATCAGGTGTTTATCGGATCTTTTACGTATTCGATGGGAGTCATCTCGTTGCCGAACTAAGGAGCGTGCCTTACAGATGATGGATAACTTG GTTAAACATATTTATGAACCTTCTCCAGCAATAGCTGATAGAATTGCTTTTATTTATGCTGTTTATATGCCAAGTATTCCTGCATTGCAGAT ggAATATGGGGAACTTTTGTCAGATTGCGGTTTGAAAGGAGAGGCAGCGCAGAAGTTTGTAGAATTAGAATTATGGTATAAACTAAAAGACTGTTTCAG TTTCTTGGGGAAGAAAGCAGCCGCTGTTGAGCTCATCAGGAAGCGTCTTTCGGAAACACCAAATGACCCCATATTATG GTGTTCCCTGGGTGACCTTACAGATAATGATGCATGCTTTGAGAAAGCTCTGGAAGTTTCAAACAATAGGTCTTCTAGAGCAAAG CGTTCTATGGCTCAAAGTGCATACAAAAGAGGAGACTACAACAAATCTATATTGTTGTG GGAGTCTGCACTTGCAGTGAACTCAATGGACCCAGATGATTGGTTTAAACTTGGAACTGCTGCAGTGAAG GCTCAAGATACAGGAAAGGCTCTTGATGCGTTTACTCGCGTAATTCAACTTGATCCTGAAAATGAGAAAGCTTGGACTTACTTCGCAAGCTT GCACGCGATGAAAAGAAAGGGCAAGGAGGCCTTAATTGCATCTAAAGAAGCCTTGAAATTCAA ACGGAACAGCTGGCAATTATGGGAGAACTATAGCCATATTGCTCTCGAAATTGGCAATATCAGTCAG GCTCTGAAAGGTGTACAGATGGTTTTGGACATCACCAATTATAAGAGAGTAGATAGTGAATTATTGGAAAGAATCACAGGGGAGGTGGAACAGTTATGCATTGTCGATTCTGGAGCAGAATATGAAATGGAAGTACGTGGAGCATCTGTTGCCGGAAGATCACGTGAAACTGAAAAATTATTGGTTTTACTTGGCAAAGTCTTACAACAG ATAGTTAAACATGGGAGTGGATTTGGATCTGATATCTGGGGCTTATATGCCAAATGGCACAGAATTAATGGAGATCTCATGATGAGCTCTGAAGCCCTCTTAAAGCAAGTTAGGTCACTCCAG GGAAGTGATACGTGGAAGGACCGAGATCGGTTCAAAAAATTTGCAAAATCATCTTTGGATCTTTGCCAGGTATACGTAGACATGTTTTCATCTGCTTCTGGTAGTATTAAACAACTGTCTACAGCTGAGCTGCACTTGAAGAATGTCATCAGACAG GCTCAGAGCTGCTTCTCCGATACACAAGAGTTCAGGGATCTTCAAGCTTGCTATGATGAAGTGAAAATTAAACTCCAATACAACTCCATCAATGCCTAG